The DNA window CGACCCCCGACCAGCTGCTCGCCTTTTACGGCGACGTGGCCGCCGCTGCCGGGGTCGAGGTCATGGTCCAGGACGCGCCCGGCGCCACCGGCGTGACGATGCCGCCCACCCTCATCGCCGAGCTCGGCAAGCTCGACGGCGTCACCTCCGTCAAGGTGGAATCGCCGCCGACCGCGCCCAAGGTGGTCGCGGTGGTCGCCGCCCGCGCCGACGACCGCTTCGCCGTGCTCGGCGGTCAGAACGCCCAGTTCTGCCTGGAGGAGTACGCCCGCGGAGCGATCGGCACCATGCCCGCCTGCGAGTTCCCCGACCTGCTCGGCCCGGTGCTCGCAGACTGGCAGGCCGGCCGGCACGCCGACGCCCGCGCAGGCTTCGCCCGGCTGCTGCCGCTGATCCTGTTCGGCCTGCAGCAGGGCATCGCCTGGGCAGTGCACAAGGAGGTGCTGGTGCGGCGTGGCCTCATCGCCGACGCCACCGTCCGCTCGCCGGCCCGCCCGCTCGACCCGGCCAGCCGCGACTCACTCGCCACCATCCTCGCCGACCTTGGGCTCGCCCGGTGAGCGGACGCGGCATCCTCGTCATCGGTGCCTCCTCGCCGATCGGCACCGCGATCGCCCGCGCCTTCACCGAATCCGGCGATCGCGTCGTGGGCGTCTCCCTCGAACAGCACAGCGACCCCGCCTTCGCGGCGGAACTGGTGGCCGACTGCGCCGACCCGGAGGCTGCGGCCCGCGCCGTCGCCGACGCCCACCGCACTCTCGGCCGACTCGACGTGATCGTGCCCGCCGCCGCGGTCATGCCCGTCGCTCCGGCGACGCGGACCACCGACGCGCAGTGGCGGGCGGCCCTCGACGCGACCCTCGGCTCGACGTTCTATGTCGTCCGCGCTGCCCTGCCCCTGCTGCCGCGCGGCGGCGCCGTCGTCGCGGTCAGCTCCGTCAACGCCACCCTCGCCGCGCCCGGCCTGCCCGGCTACGCGGCCGCGAAAGCCGGCGTGGAGGGACTCGTCCGCCAGCTCGCGCTCGAGTACGGTCCCGCCGGCATCCGCGTCAACGCCGTCGCCCCCGGCATGATCGGCAAGGCCGACCTGCCCTCGGTCACCGAGGGCTACCCACTGCGGCGGGTCGGCCGACCCGACGACGTCGCCGCCGCCGTAACGTTCCTCGCCTCGCCGGCAGCGGACTTCATCACCGGCGTCGTGCTGCCCGTCGACGGTGGCCTGTCGATCGCCTCACCAGCGGCGTGGCTCCGCCCCGACCTGCGAGCGAGATGGCTGTGACATCTGGGGACTGGGCGGTGCTGGCTGACCTGCGCTGTGAGCTGGGGGAGTGTCCGGTCTGGGACGAGGCCTCGGCCCGCCTGCACCTGGTGGACATTGACGACCGGCGCCTCTGGGCCCTCGATCCCGCCGCCGGCACCGCCTCCGGCGCGACCTGCGACCGGCCGGTCACCGCCCTGGTGCCGCGGGCCGACGGGGGATGGCTCGGCGTCTCCGGGCGGGACATCGGCACCCTCGACCCGGACGACGGAACCTTCCAACCTCTGCTGTCCCTGCCCGGGCCGCCCGACCTGGCACTGAACGACGCGGTGTGCGGACGCGACGGCAACCTCTACGTCGGGTCGATCGACCGTACCCGGGCCGAACGCGCCGCCCTGTACGTGGTGGAGCCGGACCTGAACCATCGCGTCCTTGGCGGGCACGTGGGCGCATCCAACGGCGTCGACACCAGCCCGGACGGGCGCCTCCTCTATCACGCTGACAGCTTCGCCGACACGGTCACCGCGTACGGGCCCGACGGCCGTCCCGTTGCCGCGGTGCGGGTTGAGCACCCCGACGGGATCGCCGTCGACGCCGACGGCGGGGTCTGGGTGGCCTCGTGGGGGTCCGGCATGGTGTTCCGCTACACGCCCGACCTCGCTCCGGACCGCACGCTACGCCTGCCCGCGCCGCTGGTCACGAACATGTCGTTCGGCGGTCCCGGCTATCGATGGATCTTCGTCACGACCGCCCGGTCGGACGGCGCCGAGCTGTCCGGAGCCGTGTTCACCGCGGACGTCGGCGTAGCTGGTCTTCCGGCCGCCCGCTTCGCCGTCCAGCGCTGACGGCCGCGCCTTCCGGCGCCGCAAGCGCCCTGTCGACAACGTGCGGTAGCCCGCGTAGCCGAGGACGTATGGGCGCAACGCGCTGCGCGCCAGCCGGCTCGTCGTCGCACCGCAGCCGGGGTACGGCTCAGCGGGCGACCGGTGGAGCAGCGGCAGCACACGTCCATCATGCCGGGCGGGATGGCGCCTGGCACGGTGTCGGAGAAGGGGCTACTTCGCGCCGGTGAGGGTCTCCCGCATCCGGTTGATCTCGGCGCCCTGCTCGACCACGACGCTGCTGGCCGTCTCGTTGACGATGACGTTGACGCCGAGCGCCAGCACCTCGCCCGCCATGTCGATCGCGCCCTGATGGTGCTCGACCATCATGTCGACGAACATCCGGTCGAACTCGGCGCCTCGGGCGGCGGTGAGGAGTTCCAGCGCCTCCGCCGTCTGCATGCCGGCCATGCTGTGCTGGTGGCCGCCGCTGGAGTTCCGGTCCAGGCCTCGGTCCGTCAACCAGGTCTCCAGTGTCTTGATCTCCGGTTCCTGGGCCGCCAGGATCCGGTCGGCAATGATCTTGAGTTGCGGGTTCGCTGCCCGGTCCGCCGCCAGTCGGGCCATCACGAGCGCCTGCTCGTGATGCGGAATCATCATCGTGACGAACCGGATGTCGGCGTTGTTGTACGTCGGGCGCGGCGCGGGCGACTTCTCGTTCGCCCGGACGGTCTTCGCCGGCTCGCCGGGCGCCCCGGGCATCAGCACCGGCGCGGTCGCGTCCGGCAGACCGGGCAGGTCGAGAGATGCCTGGGGGTTGGCCGTCGCGGCCGATTCCGGTCGGCCCTCAGGCCACCAGACGACCACCGCGGCCCCGACGGCCAGCACGGCGAGCACCGCCAGCTCGACGAGGACAATCGCCCGCGAGCGTCCCAAAAGTGCTCGGATCCGTACACTTAGCACAACTCGACTCCCGCCATCTGACCGAGGTTGGCCGGGATGTTAGCGCGAGCCTGACCTGCACGGGGAAGATCACGGCAGCGAAAAGGTTCTATTAGCCCCACCTGCGGTTATTCGTGCCGCCGCACGCCCACCAGGTTTGCGTAACCGTGACCAGGAGCCCGCACAATATGTGAGCTGGGTCACAATCTCGGCACCGAACACCGGGTTATCGTCCCGCTACTCGCCGACCCGAACAACGAAGGGTGTCCACAATGATCAAACGAAATCCACAAGGGAGCCGGAGGCTGGCCATCGGCCTGGCCGCCACAGGCGCCCTTCTCCTCACGGCCGTCGTGGCCGCGGCGCCAGCGAGCGGCGCCACCGATACCAGCGGCAGCACAGACATCTGCGAATCGTTTGAGGCCGCCGGCGACAACTTCGCCGAATACTGCATCGCCGAGGAGGCGGCCAACGACGTGGCCGCCGCGAACACCACTCCGGGCGTCGACGAGATCGCCAGCAGCCCCAACATCCGGCAGATCGCCAACATCCCCAAGTTCGGCGGGTTCGCCAGCGAGGGGGCGTACAACTCGGACCTGGCCTTCCAGGGCAACTACGTCTTCGCCGGCAACTACGAAGGCTTCAACGTTTTCGACGTCAGCAACCCCAGCTCGCCTCAGGTGGTCAGCCAGGTGGTCTGCTCGGGCTCGCAGGGCGACCCGTCGGTCATGGGCAACCTGCTGTTCCTCGCGGTCGACGCGCCCCGCAGCAACGACTCGTGCAACAGCACGAGCGGCTCCTCCGCGCAGCAGAGCTCGTGGGAGGGCGTGCGGATCTTCGACATCAGCGACAAGGCGAATCCGCGGTACGTCAAGTCGGTCCGGACCGACTGCGGTTCGCACACCCAGACGCTGGTGCCGAGCAAGGACGGAAAGAGCGTCTACGTCTACGTCCAGTCGTACGGCCCGTCGAGCGGCGCCTTCTACTGCAAGCCGCCGCACGACAAGATCTCGATCATCAAGGTGCCGGTGGACAACCCGGCCAGCGCTTCCGTGGTCGCCACCCCGGTTCTCTTCCCGGGAACCAACGGCGCCGGCTCCACCAGCGGCTGCCACGACATCACCGCCTACCCGGAGCTCGACCTGGCCGCCGGCGCCTGCATGGGTGACGGCGTCCTGTTCGACATCTCCGACCGGGAGAACCCGGTGATCCTCAGCCAGGTCCGGGACACGAACTTCGCGTTCTGGCACTCGGCCACGTTCAACAACGCCGGCACCAAGGTGGTCTTCACCGACGAGCTCGGCGGCGGCAGCAGCGCGATCTGCACCAGCACCTACCGGGCCAACCAGGGCGCGGACGCGATCTACGACATCGTGGGTTCCGGTGCCGACCGCGAGCTGGTCTTCAAGAGCTACTTCAAGATCCCACGGTTGAACACGACCCTGGAGAACTGCGTCGCGCACAACGGCTCGCTGATCCCCGCCATGGGTCGTGACGTCATGGTCCAGGCCTGGTACCAGGGCGGCATTTCGGTAATCGACTTCACCGACTCGGCCAACCCGGTCGAGATCGCCTACTGGGAGCGGGGCCCGCTCTCCGACACCCGCCGCATCCTCGGTGGGGCGTGGTCGACGTACTACCACAACGGGTACATCTACTCGAACGACATCCAGAAGGGCTTCGACGTCCTCAAGCTGGACGACCCGCGAACGAACAACGCCCGGGCGGTCTCCTTCGCCGAGCTGAACGTGCAGACGCAGCCCAGCTACCCGGCCTGCACCACCGTCCTGCGCAACCCGCAGAACGGCGACCTCACCGTCACGTCCGGCATCACCTGCCTCGACGGTGCGACCGTCAACGGCAAGATCAAGGTCGCTCCGGGCGCCGGACTGATCGCCTTCAACTCGACCCTCAACGGCTCGGTCACCGCAACCGACGCCTCGGTGGTGTCGATCGTGGAGAGCCGTGTGAACGGCTCGGTGCACGCCCTCGGTGGCACCGTGCGGGACAGCAAGGTCAACGGTTCCGTGACGACGAGCTGAAGCACGGCCCGTCAACAGCATGACGGCTCCGGCCCGGCGGATCTCCGCCGGGCCGGAGCCCGTCTCCGGGGCGACACCGTCACCACCCCTTACCGGGCGCGGAGGCGGGCCGCGACGTCCTGCACCGCGCGGCCCATGTAGCGGGCGGCGTCGTCCTGGTCGGTGCCGAACTCGGCGTCGCCACGCGGGGCCCGACCGACGTGA is part of the Micromonospora cremea genome and encodes:
- a CDS encoding SMP-30/gluconolactonase/LRE family protein — translated: MTSGDWAVLADLRCELGECPVWDEASARLHLVDIDDRRLWALDPAAGTASGATCDRPVTALVPRADGGWLGVSGRDIGTLDPDDGTFQPLLSLPGPPDLALNDAVCGRDGNLYVGSIDRTRAERAALYVVEPDLNHRVLGGHVGASNGVDTSPDGRLLYHADSFADTVTAYGPDGRPVAAVRVEHPDGIAVDADGGVWVASWGSGMVFRYTPDLAPDRTLRLPAPLVTNMSFGGPGYRWIFVTTARSDGAELSGAVFTADVGVAGLPAARFAVQR
- a CDS encoding SDR family NAD(P)-dependent oxidoreductase, with translation MSGRGILVIGASSPIGTAIARAFTESGDRVVGVSLEQHSDPAFAAELVADCADPEAAARAVADAHRTLGRLDVIVPAAAVMPVAPATRTTDAQWRAALDATLGSTFYVVRAALPLLPRGGAVVAVSSVNATLAAPGLPGYAAAKAGVEGLVRQLALEYGPAGIRVNAVAPGMIGKADLPSVTEGYPLRRVGRPDDVAAAVTFLASPAADFITGVVLPVDGGLSIASPAAWLRPDLRARWL
- a CDS encoding dihydrodipicolinate synthase family protein, translating into MPHTVHGLVPILATPFGPDGGLDLPSLRRLTEFQLASGVTGVAVFGMASEGFALTTDERTRILATVTEVVAGAVPVVAGVNGTSTVTAIEQAGAAVAGGATALMVLPPFMVKPTPDQLLAFYGDVAAAAGVEVMVQDAPGATGVTMPPTLIAELGKLDGVTSVKVESPPTAPKVVAVVAARADDRFAVLGGQNAQFCLEEYARGAIGTMPACEFPDLLGPVLADWQAGRHADARAGFARLLPLILFGLQQGIAWAVHKEVLVRRGLIADATVRSPARPLDPASRDSLATILADLGLAR
- a CDS encoding LVIVD repeat-containing protein, with translation MIKRNPQGSRRLAIGLAATGALLLTAVVAAAPASGATDTSGSTDICESFEAAGDNFAEYCIAEEAANDVAAANTTPGVDEIASSPNIRQIANIPKFGGFASEGAYNSDLAFQGNYVFAGNYEGFNVFDVSNPSSPQVVSQVVCSGSQGDPSVMGNLLFLAVDAPRSNDSCNSTSGSSAQQSSWEGVRIFDISDKANPRYVKSVRTDCGSHTQTLVPSKDGKSVYVYVQSYGPSSGAFYCKPPHDKISIIKVPVDNPASASVVATPVLFPGTNGAGSTSGCHDITAYPELDLAAGACMGDGVLFDISDRENPVILSQVRDTNFAFWHSATFNNAGTKVVFTDELGGGSSAICTSTYRANQGADAIYDIVGSGADRELVFKSYFKIPRLNTTLENCVAHNGSLIPAMGRDVMVQAWYQGGISVIDFTDSANPVEIAYWERGPLSDTRRILGGAWSTYYHNGYIYSNDIQKGFDVLKLDDPRTNNARAVSFAELNVQTQPSYPACTTVLRNPQNGDLTVTSGITCLDGATVNGKIKVAPGAGLIAFNSTLNGSVTATDASVVSIVESRVNGSVHALGGTVRDSKVNGSVTTS
- a CDS encoding DUF305 domain-containing protein; its protein translation is MGRSRAIVLVELAVLAVLAVGAAVVVWWPEGRPESAATANPQASLDLPGLPDATAPVLMPGAPGEPAKTVRANEKSPAPRPTYNNADIRFVTMMIPHHEQALVMARLAADRAANPQLKIIADRILAAQEPEIKTLETWLTDRGLDRNSSGGHQHSMAGMQTAEALELLTAARGAEFDRMFVDMMVEHHQGAIDMAGEVLALGVNVIVNETASSVVVEQGAEINRMRETLTGAK